One Setaria italica strain Yugu1 chromosome II, Setaria_italica_v2.0, whole genome shotgun sequence DNA segment encodes these proteins:
- the LOC101781429 gene encoding F-box/LRR-repeat protein At2g43260 — protein sequence MASSKLCAGQVVAETRAILTLAGGDLPPDAVFEILLRLPGRDLCRLRAVCRPWRSLLSDPAFAAAHADRHAEPLVVAGYAKHTSNNGVLYDILDLSGRVVRRVHAAATTPTENEWVASTGPGLVCVAAAGVAFALPRGLAEDHAAHERDISHHTAMVALGQVGSTGERKVLRVLHLFPDMARQLYEIITLDGGDRCRWRKAMDPAHTVGLGTWTAIDGVVYFFSSEFIQGQDVMPDRIASFDLETEEWRPTIRGPRRGYGSRSMSYSSVSVTSMVNMQFALCWCWMMGG from the exons ATGGCGTCGtcgaagctgtgcgccgggcaGGTTGTTGCAGAAACGCGCGCCATCCTCACCCTCGCCGGCGGTGACCTGCCCCCGGACGCCGTCTTCGAGATCCTGCTCCGCCTCCCGGGCAGGGACCTCTGCCGCCTGCGCGCCGTGTGCCGGCCGTGGCGCTCCCTCCTCTCCGACccggccttcgccgccgcgcacgccgaCCGCCACGCAGAAcccctcgtcgtcgccggctaCGCGAAGCACACGAGCAACAACGGCGTCCTCTACGACATCCTCGACCTCTCCGGCCGCGTCGTCAGGCGCGTccacgcggcggcgacgacgccgacggAGAACGAGTGGGTGGCGTCCACGGGACCCGGCCTCGtctgcgtcgccgccgccggagtcgcGTTTGCCCTGCCTCGGGGACTGGCGGAGGATCACGCGGCGCACGAGCGGGATATAAGCCACCACACCGCCATGGTCGCGCTTGGGCAGGTCGGCTCCACGGGCGAGCGCAAGGTGCTTCGTGTGCTCCACTTGTTCCCCGACATGGCTCGACAGCTCTACGAGATCATCACTCTCGACGGCGGCGACCGTTGCCGGTGGCGCAAGGCGATGGATCCTGCACACACCGTTGGATTGGGCACATGGACGGCCATTGACGGAGTTGTGTACTTCTTCTCAAGTGAGTTCATTCAGGGCCAAGATGTTATGCCTGACCGCATAGCGTCGTTCGACCTCGAGACAGAAGAATGGAGGCCGACGATCCGAGGACCG AGAAGGGGTTATGGGTCAAGAAGCATGTCTTACAGCTCAGTATCAGTTACCAGCATGGTGAACATGCAGTTCGCCCTTTGCTGGTGTTGGATGATGGGAGGATAG
- the LOC101779405 gene encoding uncharacterized protein LOC101779405, whose protein sequence is MSRLQRSSVSFRRQGSSGRIWDDPLRGLDIKGLSTPRAGAVVAPLHPDASILAGDPSPRVVSRSLMRHGGGGGFGSVGASSAAGGVIVESQAASSPATVVVGANGERHERPARRRRRISAAFCACMGHPPASHAQQ, encoded by the coding sequence ATGTCGAGGCTGCAGCGGTCGTCGGTGTCGTTCCGGCGGCAGGGCTCGTCGGGGCGCATCTGGGACGACCCGCTGCGGGGCCTCGACATCAAGGGCCTGTCGACGCCGAGGGCGGGCGCCGTCGTGGCGCCGCTGCACCCCGACGCAAGCATCCTCGCCGGGGATCCCTCCCCCCGCGTCGTGTCCCGCTCGCTGatgcgccacggcggcggcggggggttCGGCAGCGTGGGCGCCTCGTCGGCGGCAGGCGGCGTCATCGTGGAGAGCCAGGCGGCGTCATCACCGGCgaccgtcgtcgtcggcgcgaACGGCGAGCGCCACGAGcggcccgcgcggcggcggcggaggatctCCGCCGCGTTCTGCGCCTGCATGGGGCACCCGCCCGCGTCGCACGCGCAGCAGTAG
- the LOC111256360 gene encoding F-box protein At3g07870-like, which produces MALSPRPRAASGSHAAPALAAGALPEDAIYEILLRLPAKDLCRLRAVCRPWRSLLSDPAFAAAHAARHPEPLIVAGYTSHSVMNDDGILFDIMDQSGRVVRRIRQANNKEGHNERMVLVPTQGDLVCLVQHWCRRSCRLLNPATGAVHVLPEGLAEEHAMHEGKLAYCALAFGQVAATGEYKVLRVFRGYLPHGRELCEVFTLNGGSHGRWRGIRTAPPRNVILNLLNIVTICNGIVYFLSIEHVPGDFILDDTIAPFNLESEEWMPTIRGPLSSLERAKNNDRSVLSLAVLNGCLVLSQHVVPSSMDMWFLMDVDKGLWVKQHCIQFEFSYWQIMHPVHPLLVLSDGRIVLIHMADRGLLKMYNPRIGTCTDVAEIGPCDEIGLYTGNLLSLANGPSQ; this is translated from the coding sequence ATGGCGCTGTCGCCGAGACCTCGCGCCGCGTCGGGCAGCCACGCCGCGCCcgctctcgccgccggcgccctgcCGGAGGACGCCATCTACGAGATCCTGCTGCGCCTGCCGGCCAAGGATCtctgccgcctccgcgccgtctGCCGGCCATGGCGGTCCCTCCTCTCCGACCCGGCtttcgccgccgcccacgcggcACGCCACCCGGAGCCTCTGATCGTCGCGGGCTACACGAGTCACTCCGTCATGAACGACGATGGCATCCTCTTCGACATCATGGACCAATCCGGCCGCGTCGTCAGGCGGATCCGGCAAGCGAACAACAAAGAAGGGCACAATGAACGGATGGTACTGGTACCCACGCAGGGCGACCTCGTCTGCCTCGTGCAACATTGGTGCCGCAGGAGCTGCCGATTGCTCAACCCGGCAACCGGAGCCGTTCACGTCTTGCCGGAAGGATTGGCAGAAGAACATGCGATGCACGAGGGTAAACTCGCTTACTGCGCATTGGCGTTTGGGCAGGTTGCCGCGACCGGTGAGTACAAGGTCCTTCGTGTGTTCCGTGGCTATTTGCCCCACGGTAGGGAGCTTTGTGAGGTCTTCACCCTCAATGGTGGCAGCCATGGTCGGTGGAGGGGAATAAGGACGGCCCCTCCACGTAATGTCATCTTGAATTTGTTGAACATTGTGACGATCTGCAATGGGATTGTGTACTTCTTGTCGATCGAGCATGTTCCGGGAGATTTTATTCTAGACGACACTATAGCTCCATTCAACCTCGAGTCAGAAGAGTGGATGCCAACTATCCGAGGGCCGCTAAGCAGCCTAGAGAGAGCGAAGAACAACGACAGAAGTGTGTTATCACTGGCGGTTCTGAATGGTTGCTTAGTTCTGTCTCAGCACGTAGTTCCTTCCTCTATGGACATGTGGTTCCTGATGGACGTCGACAAGGGCTTATGGGTCAAGCAACATTGCATACAATTTGAATTCAGCTATTGGCAAATTATGCACCCAGTACACCCTTTGCTCGTGTTAAGTGATGGGAGAATAGTGCTTATCCACATGGCAGATAGGGGGTTACTGAAAATGTACAATCCAAGAATCGGCACCTGTACAGATGTGGCAGAGATTGGGCCTTGTGATGAAATTGGTTTGTACACAGGAAATCTACTGAGCTTGGCAAACGGCCCCAGTCAATGA
- the LOC101778586 gene encoding protein YLS3, with amino-acid sequence MDPRAAASVLALFVAAAMSPAVVVVGDFAADRAECSDKLVGLATCLTYVQDEASAPTPDCCAGLKTVLQSSRKCLCVLVKDKDDPNLGLKLNVTKALGLPAVCNAPANISDCPRLLNLAPNSKEAQVFEQYAKQAAAQGTTPSATGGGSAATAAGAQKSGAAGHHAGRWLGVGTVGDGGARAVVLALLAAAAPLAAPFLILLLG; translated from the exons ATGGATCCGAGGGCGGCGGCTTCCGTCCTGGCGCTCttcgtggcggcggcgatgtcgccggcggtcgtcgtcgtcggggacTTCGCGGCGGACCGGGCCGAGTGCTCGGACAAGCTGGTGGGTCTGGCGACGTGCCTGACGTACGTGCAGGACGAGGcgtcggcgccgacgccggACTGCTGCGCGGGGCTCAAGACGGTGCTGCAGAGCAGCCGCAAGTGCCTGTGCGTGCTCGTCAAGGACAAGGACGACCCCAACCTGGGGCTCAAGCTCAACGTCACCAAGGCGCTCGGCCTCCCCGCCGTCTGCAACGCACCCGCCAACATCTCCGACTGCCCCA GGCTGCTGAACCTGGCGCCCAACTCCAAGGAGGCGCAGGTGTTCGAGCAGTACGCCAAGCAGGCGGCGGCACAGGGCACCACTCCGAGCGCCACTG GTGGCGGCAGCgcggccaccgcggccggcgcgcAGAAGAGCGGAGCTGCCGGTCATCACGCGGGGCGGTGGTTGGGAGTGGGAACGGTCGGTGACGGCGGCGCACGCGCGGTGGTGctcgccctcctcgccgcggccgctcCACTCGCCGCGCCTTTTCTGATCCTTCTGCTGGGATAG
- the LOC101779793 gene encoding putative UDP-rhamnose:rhamnosyltransferase 1 — MAKRPAPPPLHVVVFPWLAFGHIVPFLELAQQLARRGHFVTFLSTPRNVARIRPVPPELSRYIRFVSLPLPAVDGLRDGAEATSDVPPEKVELLKIAFDGLAAPFAGFLTAVCGEEAGEGHGRRPDWVVVDFAHHWLPPIADEHRVPCALFFVFPAAFVAFIGPKELNDAHPRTAAEHFMVPPPWIPPPSPIAYRRQEAEWMAGAFQPNASGVADGARQLETVRRCALLVCRYSREVDGALCTLLDGIYGKPVVPSGLLAPYDAAAAASSSDAAGGGDDEETASLVRWLDAQPERSVIYVAFGSEAPLTPALVREIAQGLELAGVRFLWALRETSGGMLPDGFEARARAGGRGLVRVGWVPQVRVLAHAAVGGFFTHAGLSSLVESFLFGHPVLMLPLFVDQGLTARLMAERRVGLEVPRDDRDGSVRREDVAAAVRRVMVEDEGEVFAGNARELREILWDTARQEEYIDELVEHLRRRQED; from the coding sequence ATGGCGAAGAGgcctgctccacctcctcttcacGTGGTGGTGTTCCCATGGCTCGCCTTCGGCCACATCGTTCCCTTCCTCGAGCTCGCCCAGCAGCTGGCGAGGCGCGGCCACTTCGTCACCTTCCTCTCCACCCCGAGGAACGTCGCCAGGATCAGGCCCGTCCCGCCGGAGCTCTCCCGGTACATCCGCTTCGTGTCCCTGCCACTGCCGGCCGTCGACGGCCTCCGGGACGGCGCGGAAGCGACGTCCGATGTCCCGCCGGAGAAGGTCGAGCTGCTCAAGATCGCCTTCGACGGCCTCGCCGCGCCCTTCGCCGGTTTCCTCACCGCGGTCTGCGGAGAGGAGGCCGGGGAAGGGCACGGCAGGAGGCCTGACTGGGTCGTCGTCGACTTCGCGCACCACTGGCTCCCACCCATCGCCGACGAGCATAGGGTGCCGTGCGCGCTGTTCTTCGTCTTCCCGGCAGCGTTCGTGGCGTTCATCGGCCCCAAGGAGCTGAACGACGCGCacccgcggacggcggcggagcacttcatggtgccgccgccgtggatcccgccgccctccccgaTCGCGTACCGGCGGCAAGAGGCCGAGTGGATGGCGGGCGCGTTCCAGCCCAACGCCTCCGGCGTCGCGGACGGCGCCCGCCAGCTGGAGACGGTGCGGCGCTGCGCGCTCCTCGTCTGCCGCTACAGCCGCGAGGTCGACGGCGCACTCTGCACGCTCCTCGACGGCATCTACGGCAAGCCCGTCGTGCCTTCCGGCCTCCTCGCCCcctacgacgccgccgccgccgccagcagcagcgacgcggccggcgggggcgacgacgaggagacGGCGAGCCTCGTGCGGTGGCTCGACGCCCAGCCGGAGAGGTCGGTGATCTACGTGGCGTTCGGGAGCGAGGCGCCGCTGACGCCGGCGCTCGTCCGGGAGATCGCGCAGGGGCTGGAGCTCGCCGGCGTGCGCTTCCTCTGGGCGCTCCGGGAGACGAGCGGCGGGATGCTCCCGGACGGGTTCGaggcccgcgcgcgcgccggcggccgcgggttGGTGCGCGTCGGGTGGGTGCCGCAGGTGCGGGTGCTGGCGcacgcggcggtgggcggcttCTTCACGCACGCCGGGCTGAGCTCGCTGGTGGAGAGCTTCCTGTTCGGGCACCCTGTCTTGATGCTGCCGCTGTTCGTCGACCAGGGCCTCACCGCTCGGCTCATGGCGGAACGGCGCGTCGGGCTGGAGGTGCCGAGGGACGACCGCGACGGCTCGGTGCGGAGGGAGgacgtcgcggcggcggtgcggcgggtGATGGTGGAGGATGAAGGGGAGGTGTTCGCCGGCAATGCCAGGGAGTTGCGGGAAATTCTTTGGGACACGGCGAGGCAGGAGGAGTACATTGATGAGCTGGTCGAGCACTTGCGGCGACGCCAGGAAGATTAG
- the LOC101780204 gene encoding UDP-glycosyltransferase 91B1 — MASSRPLHVIVFPWLAFGHMIPFLELAKRLARRGHAVTFVSTPRNAARLGAVPPEPSVRLRVLTLNLPEVDGLPEGAESTADVPPEKVGLLKKAFDGLAAPFAELVAEACAAGDDNAAAAFSRKPDWIILDFAQHWIWPIAEEHEIACAVFLILPAALLAFIGTKHENEAHPRTTTEDYMVAPPWIPFSSTISYRRHEAEAVAAAFRPNDSGVSDMDRFWEMQQRPCCRLIVHRSCPEAEPRLFPLLTELFARPVIPAGLLLPDEAVADDDDGDAPGVDRSFSDAMHWLDEQPSRSVIYVALGSEAPVMAGHVRELALGLERSGAQFLWALRLPAGHSGSLLPDGFERRVAGRGVVWTGWVPQVRVLAHGAVGAFLTHCGWGSTVESLFRLGLPLVMLPFVADQGLIARAMAAHGVGVEVPRNDDDGSFRGDDVAATVRRVMAEEEGQELARNARELQKVVGDKVRQEQYVDELVECLHRSK; from the exons ATGGCATCCTCTCGTCCCCTCCACGTGATCGTGTTCCCATGGCTGGCGTTCGGCCACATGATCCCGTTCCTCGAGCTCGCCAAGCggctggcgcggcgcggccacgCCGTCACGTTCGTGTCCACGCCCAGGAACGCCGCCAGGCTGGGTGCCGTCCCGCCGGAGCCGTCCGTGCGCCTCCGCGTCCTCACGCTGAACCTGCCGGAGGTCGACGGTCTGCCGGAAGGCGCCGAGTCGACGGCCGACGTCCCGCCGGAGAAGGTCGGGCTGCTCAAGAAGGCGTTCGACGGCCTCGCCGCGCCGTTCGCGGAGCTCGTCGCCGAggcctgcgccgccggcgacgacaacGCCGCCGCGGCATTCTCGAGGAAGCCCGACTGGATCATCCTCGACTTCGCGCAGCACTGGATTTGGCCAATCGCTGAGGAGCACGAG ATCGCATGCGCCGTCTTCCTCATCCTGCCGGCGGCGCTCCTGGCCTTCATCGGCACAAAGCACGAGAACGAGGCGCACCCCCGCACCACGACGGAGGACTACATGGTCGCGCCGCCGTGGATCCCGTTCTCCTCAACCATCTCATACCGCCGCCACGAGGCcgaggccgtcgccgccgcgttccggcCGAACGACTCCGGCGTGTCCGACATGGACCGCTTCTGGGAGATGCAGCAGCGCCCCTGCTGCCGCCTCATCGTCCACCGCAGCTGCCCGGAGGCCGAGCCCCGGCTGTTCCCGCTCCTCACGGAGCTCTTCGCCAGGCCGGTCatccccgccggcctcctcctgccCGACGAGGCCgttgccgacgacgacgacggcgacgccccGGGCGTCGACCGGTCGTTCTCGGACGCCATGCACTGGCTGGACGAGCAGCCGAGCAGGTCCGTCATCTACGTCGCGCTCGGGAGCGAGGCGCCGGTGATGGCGGGCCACGTGCGGGAGCTCGCGCTCGGGCTGGAGCGCTCCGGCGCGCAGTTCCTCTGGGCGCTCCGACTGCCCGCCGGGCACTCCGGCTCGCTGCTCCCGGACGGGTTCGAGCGGCGCGTGGCGGGGCGCGGCGTGGTCTGGACGGGGTGGGTGCCGCAGGTGCGCGTGCTGGCGCACGGCGCGGTGGGCGCGTTCCTGACGCACTGCGGCTGGGGCTCCACCGTCGAGAGCCTCTTCCGCTTGGGCCTCCCGCTGGTGATGCTGCCGTTCGTCGCCGACCAGGGCCTCATCGCCCGGGCGATGGCGGCgcacggcgtcggcgtcgaggtacccaggaacgacgacgacgggtCGTTCCGCGGGGACGACGTCGCGGCGACGGTTCGGCGGGtgatggcggaggaggaaggccaGGAGCTCGCGCGCAATGCCAGGGAGCTGCAAAAGGTTGTCGGCGATAAGGTGAGGCAGGAGCAGTACGTCGATGAGCTGGTCGAGTGCCTGCATCGCTCCAAATGA
- the LOC101779000 gene encoding exocyst complex component EXO84B, with amino-acid sequence MASAKSSRSRPAGHSGVFPVGSAAAVGSGGGGGGGGGGGGGGGGDGGVQLADKLKIFKTDNFDPDAYVQSKCQTMNEKEIRHLCSYLQDLKKASAEEMRRSVYANYASFIRTSKEISDLEGELLSIRNMLNTQAALIHGLSEGVQIDSLTSGPEGSAEDNISNVEDQEPSEIQKWSADFPDMLDVLLAERRVDEALDALDEAERVAVDAKRKQTLTAAEVSALRRSISDNRQRLADQLAEAACQSSTRGIELRAAASALKRLGDGPRAHSLLLSAHNQRLQCNMQTIHPSSTSYGGAYTAALAQQVFSVIAQALSDSVDVFGDESCYASELVTWATKQVMSFALLVKRHVLSSCAAAGGLRAAAECVQISLGHCSLLEARGLSVSSVLLKQFKPSLEQALDANLRRIEESTAALAAADNWILTYPPTGIRPLTRSSAANLALQPKLSSSAHRFNSMVQDFFEDVAPLLSLQLGGSTMDGITQIFNSYVNLLVSALPGSMDDEANLDGLGHKIVRMAETEEQQLALLANASLLAEELLPRAAMKLSSINQSSMDDLRKRGTDKQNRVPEQREWKRKLQRMVDRLRDSFCRQHALELIFTDDGDTHLSAEMYINMDNTVEEPDWVPSPIFQELYAKLNRMASIAAEMFVGRERFATLLMMRLTETVILWLSEDQAFWEEIEQGPKPLGPLGLQQFYLDMQFVIIFGQGRFLSRHVHQVILDIIDRAMAAFSATGINPDSVLPGDDWFMDVAQEVASMISGKGRAANGDREVNSPTASVSAHSISSFKSHGSS; translated from the exons ATGGCGTCGGCCAAGTCGtcgcggtcgcggccggcgggccACTCGGGGGTGTTCCCGGTGGgcagcgccgcggcggtggggagcggcggcggtggcgggggaggaggtggaggcggagggggaggcggcggcgacggaggggtGCAGCTCGCCGACAAGCTCAAGATCTTCAAGACTGACAACTTCGATCCCGACGCCTACGTGCAGTCCAAGTGCCAGACCATGAACGAGAAG GAAATAAGACATTTGTGTTCTTATCTGCAAGACCTAAAGAAGGCTTCAGCTGAAGAGATGCGCAGAAGTGTTTATGCAAATTATGCTTCATTTATCAG AACATCAAAGGAGATATCCGACCTTGAAGGGGAGCTGCTGTCAATTAGAAATATGCTTAATACACAGGCAGCTTTAATTCACGGTCTGTCTGAAGGAGTTCAGATAGATTCATTGACATCAGGCCCTGAAGGTTCTGCAGAAGATAACATATCCAATGTTGAAGATCAGGAGCCTTCAGAGATTCAGAAATGGTCTGCAGATTTTCCTGACATGCTTGACGTTTTGTTAGCTGAGCGAAGAGTGGATGAAGCACTAGATGCACTGGATGAAGCAGAACGAGTTGCTGTTGACGCAAAACGAAAACAGACTCTAACTGCAGCTGAAGTTTCGGCTTTGAGAAGATCTATCTCTGATAATCGTCAGAGGCTGGCTGATCAGCTTGCTGAAGCTGCTTGTCAGTCTTCCACTCGTGGtattgagcttcgagctgcggCTTCTGCCCTCAAAAGACTTGGTGATGGCCCCCGAGCTCACAGCCTCTTACTCAGTGCACATAATCAAAGGCTTCAATGTAATATGCAAACTATACATCCATCTAGCACTTCATATGGTGGGGCATACACTGCAGCACTTGCTCAACAGGTTTTTTCAGTCATAGCTCAGGCACTCAGTGACTCTGTAGATGTCTTTGGTGATGAGTCATGTTATGCATCTGAACTGGTTACATGGGCTACCAAGCAAGTTATGTCCTTTGCGCTCCTAGTAAAGAGGCATGTGTTGTCCTCTTGTGCAGCTGCTGGAGGCTTGAGGGCAGCTGCAGAATGTGTTCAGATATCACTTGGCCATTGTTCCTTGCTGGAAGCTCGTGGTCTGTCTGTTTCATCTGTTCTCCTGAAACAATTCAAGCCCAGTCTTGAGCAAGCGTTAGATGCTAACTTGAGGAGAATTGAGGAGAGTACTGCTGCACTAGCTGCAGCAGATAACTGGATACTCACTTATCCCCCAACTGGTATTCGTCCATTAACAAGATCATCTGCTGCTAATTTGGCACTTCAGCCTAAGCTCTCTAGCAGCGCACACCGCTTCAATTCAATGGTTCAG GATTTCTTTGAGGATGTTGCACCGCTACTTAGTTTACAATTAGGTGGTTCTACAATGGACGGGATCACACAAATATTCAATTCATATGTCAACTTGCTTGTAAGTGCTTTACCTGGTTCGATGGATGATGAAGCTAACTTAGATGGTTTAGGACATAAGATTGTTAGAATGGCAGAGACTGAAGAACAGCAGTTAGCTTTATTAGCTAATGCATCTCTACTAGCTGAGGAGTTGCTACCTAGGGCAGCTATGAAGTTATCATCAATAAACCAGTCTAGCATGGATGATTTGCGTAAAAGAGGAACAGATAAGCAAAACCGTGTGCCTGAGCAACGTGAATGGAAAAGAAAACTACAACGAATGGTGGACAGACTGAGAGATAGCTTTTGCAGGCAGCATGCTCTTGAACTTATATTTACAGATGATGGTGATACCCATCTCAGCGCAGAAATGTATATCAATATGGATAATACTGTTGAAGAACCAGATTGGGTTCCATCTCCAATTTTCCAG GAACTATATGCAAAGCTGAACAGGATGGCAAGCATTGCTGCAGAAATGTTTGTTGGTAGAGAAAGATTCGCTACTTTGTTAATGATGCGCCTCACAGAGACAGTCATACTGTGGCTCTCAGAGGATCAGGCCTTCTGGGAAGAGATAGAACAGGGGCCAAAGCCTCTAGGTCCCCTTGGTCTGCAGCAG TTCTACCTGGATATGCAATTTGTCATCATTTTCGGGCAAGGGCGTTTTCTCTCTAGACATGTACATCAAGTCATTTTGGATATCATTGATAGAGCAATGGCTGCATTTTCTGCTACTGGAATCAACCCTGATAG TGTCCTTCCTGGCGACGATTGGTTCATGGACGTCGCTCAAGAAGTTGCCAGTATGATCAGCGGAAAGGGTAGAGCTGCCAACGGCGACAGGGAAGTAAACAGCCCAACTGCCTCGGTTTCAGCGCACTCAATTTCATCGTTCAAGTCCCACGGCAGCTCCTAG